A single region of the Desulfomonile tiedjei genome encodes:
- a CDS encoding 4Fe-4S dicluster domain-containing protein produces the protein MALCIRCNRCLEVCPYNSIKRAGLGATIGTPYVLPEHKACYLCMACCRLCPTGALDKLLKNPEDVAMGKARIDPTICYSHLFLEHDVLPENTGTKIGALCNTCYNVCPLADKAIALKDNLFPVILDGCVGCGICVERCPTRPRRAVNVIPAGLGRADEAGFYFRRARKHHETTLSTERPSGSQALTGEQLLEMKSKIQGSSEAPKFQFPFETPKGIEGWD, from the coding sequence ATGGCGCTTTGCATACGATGCAATCGCTGCCTGGAAGTTTGTCCTTACAATTCCATTAAACGCGCCGGACTGGGAGCCACCATAGGCACTCCGTACGTTTTGCCAGAACACAAGGCGTGCTACCTGTGCATGGCTTGCTGCCGGCTCTGCCCTACAGGCGCTTTGGACAAGCTGCTGAAAAACCCTGAAGATGTAGCGATGGGCAAGGCGAGGATTGACCCGACGATCTGCTACAGCCATCTATTCCTGGAGCATGACGTTCTGCCCGAAAACACCGGCACAAAAATCGGGGCATTGTGCAACACCTGCTACAATGTCTGTCCTCTTGCGGATAAAGCGATAGCGCTGAAGGATAATCTCTTCCCGGTCATTCTCGATGGTTGCGTGGGTTGCGGAATCTGCGTGGAAAGATGCCCTACCAGACCGCGCCGCGCGGTCAATGTGATCCCTGCGGGCCTCGGACGAGCCGACGAAGCGGGCTTCTACTTCCGCAGGGCCCGCAAACATCATGAAACCACCCTATCGACGGAGAGACCGAGTGGCTCCCAGGCATTAACAGGGGAGCAGTTACTGGAAATGAAATCCAAAATTCAAGGCTCCTCGGAAGCGCCCAAATTCCAATTCCCATTTGAAACACCTAAAGGTATCGAGGGCTGGGACTAA
- a CDS encoding ABC transporter permease produces MAVPFNYSWRNLWTRRFTTMLTAGGMALVTFVFAAVLMLAQGLEQTLVDTGSPDNAVVLRAAAETEVSSVIDRLPADIIVVQPQVAQTAAGDPIASKETLVLVTLPKKDANKPANVVIRGIGPQGMNLRPQVKLIAGRNIRPGTQEVIAGKSIAERIQGASLGGTLRFAMTDWTIVGILDAGRTAFDSELWVDVDQLMAAFRRNLFSAIIMKVPGQDAFNDLKKQLETDPRLTVQVKREIEFYREQSEVMARFIRILGVAMTVFFSIGAILGAMVTMYTAVANRTAEIGTLRALGFPRRHILAAFLTESLFLGLIGGAAGIGAGSLLQFLTISTVNWATFSELAFGFDLTASIALYALGFALAMGFVGGMLPSWRASRLKIVDALRAE; encoded by the coding sequence ATGGCCGTACCGTTCAACTATAGCTGGAGAAACCTGTGGACAAGGCGATTCACCACCATGCTCACCGCTGGCGGCATGGCCTTGGTGACCTTTGTTTTTGCGGCTGTCTTAATGCTGGCGCAAGGGCTGGAGCAAACCCTGGTGGACACCGGATCTCCTGACAACGCCGTGGTTCTGAGAGCCGCAGCGGAAACAGAAGTCTCCAGTGTGATCGACCGCTTGCCCGCGGATATCATTGTGGTCCAGCCGCAAGTGGCTCAGACGGCCGCGGGAGATCCCATCGCTTCGAAAGAAACACTGGTACTGGTTACGTTGCCCAAAAAGGATGCCAACAAACCCGCCAACGTGGTGATTCGGGGTATCGGTCCGCAGGGCATGAACCTAAGGCCGCAGGTCAAGTTGATTGCAGGAAGAAACATACGTCCAGGCACCCAGGAAGTGATAGCCGGAAAGAGCATCGCGGAGAGAATCCAAGGGGCGTCTCTTGGCGGCACATTGCGCTTTGCGATGACGGACTGGACCATAGTGGGGATACTTGACGCGGGCCGGACGGCTTTTGATTCGGAGCTTTGGGTCGACGTGGATCAACTGATGGCTGCTTTTCGCCGAAATCTTTTCTCAGCCATCATTATGAAGGTACCGGGGCAGGACGCGTTTAACGATCTGAAGAAGCAATTGGAAACCGATCCGCGCTTGACGGTTCAGGTAAAACGCGAAATCGAATTCTACAGGGAGCAGTCAGAAGTGATGGCCCGGTTCATCCGCATACTGGGCGTGGCCATGACGGTGTTCTTTAGCATTGGCGCGATCCTCGGTGCAATGGTAACCATGTACACCGCTGTAGCCAACCGGACCGCGGAGATAGGCACTCTCAGGGCCCTGGGATTTCCCAGGCGACATATACTGGCCGCTTTTCTGACTGAGTCGCTTTTTCTAGGCCTTATCGGAGGTGCGGCAGGAATCGGAGCCGGGTCGTTGCTGCAATTCCTTACCATTTCGACTGTTAATTGGGCAACTTTCTCGGAACTGGCCTTTGGCTTCGACCTTACCGCGTCGATTGCACTGTACGCTTTAGGATTTGCACTTGCTATGGGGTTCGTAGGCGGGATGCTCCCCTCCTGGAGGGCGTCCAGGCTGAAGATCGTGGATGCTCTCAGGGCTGAATAA
- the lipB gene encoding lipoyl(octanoyl) transferase LipB, with translation MQMLLIELPCTDYSKALEIQRGLVEKKISQGGPDVLLILEHPPTVTLGTRGDESHLLVSADALGQRGVELFKTDRGGEATYHGPGQLVCYPIVDLRRLKLSVRDYVRYLEETIIRCLAAFGVEGFRQPGKVGVWVGPMEKIASIGVRIQRRMTSHGLSINIDLPLDPCELIVSCGMPDVGMVSLNQLMSPAVEIGEVRKAIASAFSDVFAVSLESSSLEEAMK, from the coding sequence ATGCAAATGCTCCTTATTGAACTTCCTTGCACAGATTATTCAAAGGCTCTTGAAATCCAGCGCGGCCTGGTTGAAAAAAAGATCTCCCAGGGCGGGCCTGACGTCCTGCTGATCCTGGAGCACCCGCCCACCGTGACCCTTGGGACTCGAGGAGATGAGTCTCATCTGCTGGTTTCGGCCGACGCTCTTGGCCAACGGGGGGTCGAACTGTTCAAGACCGATCGCGGAGGGGAAGCGACCTACCACGGCCCGGGCCAACTGGTCTGCTATCCTATTGTGGATTTGCGAAGACTCAAGCTATCGGTGAGAGATTACGTCCGATATCTGGAAGAAACCATCATAAGATGCCTGGCAGCCTTTGGAGTGGAAGGATTTAGGCAACCCGGAAAGGTAGGCGTATGGGTGGGGCCTATGGAGAAAATAGCCTCCATCGGTGTAAGAATACAAAGGCGCATGACTTCCCACGGACTCAGCATCAATATTGACCTTCCGCTAGATCCGTGCGAACTGATTGTGTCTTGCGGAATGCCCGATGTAGGGATGGTAAGCCTGAATCAACTTATGTCCCCCGCAGTGGAGATCGGGGAGGTTCGGAAGGCAATAGCCTCCGCATTCTCAGATGTGTTTGCAGTCAGCCTCGAATCGAGTTCCCTCGAAGAAGCCATGAAATAA
- a CDS encoding TAXI family TRAP transporter solute-binding subunit has translation MSGLIPIHLHMYEVPQPVHGRSLGISSGTNATFAGRPLGLWAPTGDLQGLKTKSYQILPALWTAIRFSVLVLFAILILNGKAASAQSRGKDARISLLIATGMPGGTYYQVGLGMASLWTTKLRKMGIRVSAAISEGSKENIEAIRIADADLILVEHLFCSMAFNGTGLYRGQPLTELRSITTLWPDTVQLLIRSDKLATGKLNDLEGLSLAIGLPDSGSRFTTEMLLATLKEGKQRISLRSMSPMAGAEALRNGTVQAMDATGGVPVPLVESLLEDRKPPLGFLAITDEQMEAVRQDGWKEVFRSIIRAGTYPGQSEDVNTIGQMNLLAVASSVNSEVVYALTKSLFENLEYLAKVHPACRSISIQGALQGLDLPLHKGAVRYYRERKIKIPEHLIR, from the coding sequence ATGAGCGGCCTGATACCAATCCATTTGCACATGTATGAAGTTCCGCAACCGGTTCACGGGCGGTCCCTGGGGATCTCCTCCGGCACGAACGCCACGTTTGCGGGTCGGCCACTCGGGCTTTGGGCTCCCACCGGCGATCTTCAGGGTTTGAAAACCAAATCGTATCAGATCCTCCCTGCACTTTGGACGGCAATCCGGTTTTCGGTTCTCGTCCTCTTCGCTATCCTGATCCTGAACGGAAAAGCTGCATCAGCTCAGTCAAGAGGCAAGGATGCTCGAATCTCTTTGCTAATAGCGACCGGGATGCCTGGGGGAACGTACTACCAGGTGGGGCTCGGAATGGCTTCGTTGTGGACGACAAAGTTGCGAAAAATGGGAATAAGGGTTTCAGCGGCCATTTCGGAAGGCTCAAAGGAAAACATTGAAGCAATACGCATCGCAGACGCGGATTTGATCCTGGTAGAGCACCTTTTTTGTTCTATGGCATTCAACGGGACGGGCCTTTACCGGGGGCAGCCGTTAACCGAGCTGCGTAGCATCACAACTCTCTGGCCTGATACCGTCCAGTTGCTGATACGTTCCGACAAACTGGCGACTGGCAAGCTCAACGACCTTGAAGGATTGAGCCTTGCCATCGGGCTCCCTGATAGCGGCAGCAGATTTACGACCGAGATGTTGCTAGCGACTCTAAAAGAGGGAAAACAGAGGATCAGCCTGCGGTCCATGAGTCCCATGGCCGGCGCCGAGGCGCTCAGGAACGGTACGGTTCAGGCCATGGACGCGACAGGCGGGGTCCCGGTCCCGCTTGTGGAATCCCTTCTGGAAGATCGCAAGCCCCCGCTGGGGTTCCTTGCCATCACCGATGAACAAATGGAAGCGGTGCGCCAGGACGGATGGAAAGAGGTTTTTCGCTCAATTATTCGGGCAGGAACGTACCCCGGCCAGTCGGAAGACGTCAACACAATTGGTCAGATGAATCTTCTGGCCGTGGCGTCCTCTGTCAATTCAGAGGTGGTCTATGCCCTGACAAAGAGCCTTTTTGAGAATCTGGAGTATCTCGCCAAGGTTCATCCGGCCTGTCGCAGCATAAGCATACAAGGGGCTTTACAAGGGCTCGATCTCCCTCTTCACAAGGGTGCGGTTCGGTACTATAGGGAGCGAAAAATCAAGATCCCTGAACACCTTATCCGTTAA
- a CDS encoding 4Fe-4S binding protein, translating into MYRPYRRIVQIGVFAVMFLIPVLNLYEIYAVTGTFYAINIGGLGIADPVVIFQAVFASGELTIPLLTAAIFPVFLALLLGRVWCGWMCPYHLLADAAAWLRGALVPRVLGRELDQKLALPVALPANICRFGFLIAGTVIAGAIGIPVLNYVNAPAITSTEAMIFVKERSLSLEFGFIALLMLLEVSFLPRFWCRLFCPTGALVSLFRTRFTLHVGTDIKTPKAPCCKENLCSQACPMGLKPFREGRDLLCTNCARCIDACRSGSLHGRLRFKGFSVQG; encoded by the coding sequence ATGTACAGGCCCTATCGCCGCATTGTTCAGATAGGCGTCTTCGCCGTGATGTTTTTGATTCCCGTTCTTAATCTGTACGAGATCTACGCGGTCACAGGAACCTTCTACGCAATCAACATAGGCGGTCTGGGAATCGCCGACCCGGTGGTGATTTTCCAGGCCGTTTTCGCTTCCGGGGAATTGACCATACCACTGCTTACGGCAGCAATCTTCCCGGTGTTTCTGGCATTGTTGTTGGGACGCGTATGGTGTGGTTGGATGTGCCCTTATCACCTGCTCGCGGATGCCGCTGCCTGGTTACGCGGCGCTCTTGTGCCGAGGGTCCTTGGAAGAGAATTAGATCAGAAGCTGGCTTTGCCTGTTGCCTTGCCGGCCAACATCTGCCGGTTCGGTTTTCTGATTGCGGGCACCGTGATAGCCGGAGCTATTGGCATCCCGGTGCTAAATTACGTCAACGCTCCGGCAATAACCAGCACTGAAGCAATGATCTTTGTAAAAGAGCGGTCTCTTTCTCTGGAATTCGGCTTTATTGCCCTGTTGATGCTCCTGGAGGTTTCTTTCCTTCCGCGCTTCTGGTGCAGGCTCTTTTGTCCCACGGGCGCTTTGGTTTCTCTTTTTCGGACCCGTTTTACCCTTCATGTGGGGACCGACATCAAGACCCCAAAAGCCCCTTGCTGCAAGGAAAACCTTTGTTCCCAGGCTTGTCCTATGGGATTGAAGCCGTTCCGGGAAGGCAGAGACCTTTTGTGCACCAATTGCGCCAGGTGCATAGACGCGTGCCGGAGTGGCTCTCTCCACGGCAGATTGAGGTTCAAAGGATTCTCTGTTCAAGGATGA
- a CDS encoding CAP domain-containing protein, which translates to MTVKVKIFLILALGILCTGNYTPAKEQGNQFEKKHKKEATNSAAKEPILTMQREVLRYTNEERRQRKLAPLMMGSGLQFLASTHSANMCELRKLQHESDKFPEGWQKFAGRLKIVGVTSGGENIAFRTVAAEPRLWAREIVKGWMNSAQHRKNILDPRFTYVGIGVTPCANRIVYAAQVFSTEPGRVPHTRE; encoded by the coding sequence GTGACTGTGAAGGTGAAGATCTTTCTCATTTTGGCATTGGGCATCTTGTGCACGGGAAATTATACTCCTGCAAAGGAACAGGGCAACCAGTTCGAGAAGAAACATAAGAAAGAAGCGACCAATTCGGCGGCTAAAGAGCCGATTTTGACGATGCAACGGGAGGTTCTGAGGTATACTAATGAAGAACGGCGGCAACGCAAACTCGCGCCCTTAATGATGGGCAGCGGTCTTCAATTCTTGGCCAGCACCCATAGCGCCAACATGTGCGAACTTCGGAAGTTGCAGCATGAATCGGACAAGTTCCCGGAAGGTTGGCAAAAGTTTGCCGGAAGGTTGAAAATAGTCGGCGTCACTTCCGGAGGAGAAAACATAGCGTTCCGAACAGTGGCGGCAGAGCCTCGATTGTGGGCGAGGGAAATAGTAAAGGGCTGGATGAACAGCGCTCAACATCGGAAGAACATCCTTGATCCCCGGTTTACTTACGTTGGGATAGGCGTCACCCCATGCGCTAACAGAATTGTGTATGCTGCTCAGGTGTTCTCAACGGAGCCGGGGCGCGTCCCCCACACTCGAGAATGA
- a CDS encoding MoxR family ATPase, which translates to MSDHVMKPVFAGASKYVLDEELAKIVNISISLEMPLLLKGEPGTGKTMLAHAIAESLNMSLLVLNVKSSLKLVEALYQYDTLTRLNDSRFGDSERDVSNIEDYIKMGKIGQSFVCEEKVVLLIDEIDKADTDFQDDMLDVLDQMEFDIMEIDKTIKAKVRPVIIITSNAKKDLSDPFLGRCNFHHIAFPEPGMMRDIIRVHFPDLDRDILDTCVKTFYRLREFQGIEKKPATRELINWVRALRQDPDFASKDLVMGKIPFLGILFKKSSDYQQAVMQSRRVRG; encoded by the coding sequence ATGTCTGATCACGTGATGAAACCCGTTTTTGCAGGCGCCTCCAAATACGTCTTGGACGAAGAGCTTGCCAAGATCGTCAATATCTCGATTTCCCTGGAGATGCCTCTCCTGCTTAAGGGGGAGCCGGGAACAGGTAAGACCATGCTGGCCCACGCCATTGCCGAAAGCTTGAACATGTCTCTTCTCGTACTCAACGTGAAGTCGAGTCTGAAACTTGTAGAAGCGCTGTACCAGTACGACACGCTTACCCGCCTCAATGACAGCCGGTTCGGCGATTCAGAACGCGACGTAAGCAATATTGAGGATTATATAAAGATGGGGAAGATAGGCCAGTCATTCGTCTGCGAGGAGAAGGTCGTGCTGCTCATAGACGAGATCGACAAAGCTGATACCGATTTTCAAGACGACATGCTCGATGTGCTGGACCAGATGGAATTCGACATAATGGAAATAGACAAGACCATAAAAGCCAAGGTGCGGCCTGTAATCATCATAACCTCGAATGCCAAGAAGGACCTTTCGGACCCCTTCCTGGGCCGGTGTAATTTTCACCATATCGCCTTTCCCGAACCGGGCATGATGCGGGACATCATCCGCGTCCATTTTCCGGACCTTGATCGAGATATCCTGGACACCTGCGTCAAGACTTTTTACCGCTTGCGCGAATTCCAAGGAATAGAAAAAAAGCCGGCTACCCGAGAGCTGATCAACTGGGTCAGAGCGCTTCGGCAGGACCCCGATTTTGCCTCCAAAGATCTGGTAATGGGGAAGATCCCGTTCCTGGGAATACTTTTCAAAAAAAGCTCCGATTATCAGCAGGCGGTCATGCAGAGCCGGCGCGTGCGCGGTTGA
- a CDS encoding transglycosylase domain-containing protein, translated as MDSKPKRFLIVLKRVAQIVMVLAGCYALVLVGLIIWSFEFKLRKWPIYIHAAPHSFKTGDDVETVALLERLGRLGYTESPSAVAEPGQWSRSGSALTIFLRHSPLSRQGVLTGPVTISLDWRRISSIRVMQSLEEVAEITVEPELLAVVPPPGQPPELCRPVPLEKIPSLLIDAILLTEDTRFFTHCGIDIDSIGQALRTNLRAGRYVQGGSTIPQQLIRMTLLSPDKTLGRKVNEMALAVIADALYSKKTILQAYANRVYFGHWGAYPVRGVAEATRHFFGKDLGELEPGECALLAALIRAPNVINPYRHPERALSRRNMVLGLMFKTGRISRDTYEEALDSPVKMRKPGPAAVKAAALLDMAKEQLPRDLPGSDLSSLRQDVLTSLDPLLQARAESNLRFFGDAGPQVHLILANPAKGELKAFIAPGPGKWSGAGDNLEALLPVITIPALIPDKQDEPRFTLTSQVFVPNRETGAMTFRQAFTSEKSFLTQRLVAALPQEAILSVLKEFGVGARSTSDHGVRVQAYTPMELAQGYSLMARLGTALTIGPGIRVVGGAPSSDAGPKSVSVNPAILFLVNHLMKGVDAVTVKGRGEDRSAAYHSLLSVRDEAGVWSVAYRADALLLIRVPGGNGRASAIRKLNSSLLPSPETTPDVSPEAPSDVVFRKICVQSGLRSTSVCPKIIREPFLKGTQPVEWCPHRHDSGTTQSQAKQAK; from the coding sequence GTGGATTCAAAGCCGAAACGATTTTTGATAGTTCTCAAAAGAGTGGCCCAGATCGTAATGGTTCTTGCCGGATGCTATGCGTTGGTCCTGGTCGGCTTGATAATCTGGTCCTTCGAGTTCAAGCTTCGCAAATGGCCCATATATATTCATGCAGCCCCCCACTCCTTTAAGACCGGCGATGATGTCGAGACAGTCGCCCTGTTGGAACGCTTGGGCAGGTTAGGCTACACCGAGAGCCCCAGCGCAGTCGCGGAGCCGGGGCAGTGGAGTCGGTCGGGCTCCGCTTTGACTATTTTTTTGAGGCATTCGCCTTTGTCACGTCAGGGCGTATTAACCGGGCCCGTTACCATTTCTCTGGATTGGCGCAGAATCAGTTCCATCAGGGTGATGCAGTCCCTGGAAGAAGTAGCTGAAATCACTGTTGAACCGGAGCTTCTCGCTGTTGTTCCGCCACCAGGACAACCACCCGAATTGTGCCGCCCTGTCCCTCTGGAAAAAATCCCTTCCCTTCTGATAGACGCGATTCTTCTCACCGAGGATACCCGATTTTTCACTCACTGCGGCATTGATATCGACTCCATAGGACAAGCATTGAGGACCAATTTGAGGGCCGGACGTTACGTTCAAGGCGGAAGCACCATTCCACAGCAATTGATCAGGATGACCCTGCTTTCCCCGGACAAGACGCTTGGCCGTAAAGTTAACGAAATGGCTCTGGCCGTCATAGCCGACGCCCTTTACAGCAAGAAGACCATACTACAGGCCTATGCTAACCGAGTATACTTCGGACATTGGGGGGCATATCCGGTCAGAGGGGTCGCTGAGGCTACCAGGCATTTCTTTGGAAAGGACCTTGGGGAACTTGAACCCGGCGAGTGCGCTCTGCTCGCAGCCTTGATCCGCGCACCAAACGTAATTAATCCGTACCGCCACCCGGAAAGGGCTCTTAGCAGAAGGAACATGGTCCTCGGCCTTATGTTCAAAACAGGACGGATATCTCGAGACACGTACGAGGAAGCCTTGGACAGCCCTGTCAAGATGCGGAAACCCGGCCCCGCCGCGGTGAAAGCCGCAGCCTTGCTCGACATGGCAAAGGAGCAACTTCCCCGGGATTTGCCTGGAAGCGATCTTTCCTCTCTTCGTCAGGACGTTCTCACCTCTTTGGACCCTTTGCTTCAGGCGAGGGCTGAATCGAATTTGAGGTTTTTTGGTGACGCAGGCCCTCAGGTTCACCTCATTCTTGCGAACCCGGCGAAAGGTGAACTCAAAGCTTTTATTGCTCCAGGGCCGGGAAAGTGGTCTGGCGCCGGCGACAATTTGGAGGCCCTTTTGCCTGTAATAACCATTCCCGCTCTGATTCCCGACAAACAAGACGAACCGAGATTCACTCTCACGTCTCAGGTTTTTGTTCCGAACCGGGAGACTGGAGCCATGACCTTCAGGCAGGCTTTCACCAGTGAGAAGTCCTTCTTGACGCAAAGACTCGTGGCCGCGTTGCCGCAGGAAGCGATCTTGTCTGTTCTAAAGGAGTTTGGGGTTGGGGCTCGATCTACCTCGGATCATGGCGTTCGCGTCCAAGCCTACACCCCCATGGAGTTGGCGCAAGGCTACAGTCTGATGGCAAGATTGGGTACTGCCCTGACTATCGGTCCGGGAATACGCGTGGTCGGGGGGGCGCCGTCAAGCGATGCAGGGCCAAAGAGTGTTTCAGTCAATCCGGCCATATTATTTCTGGTCAACCATCTCATGAAAGGCGTTGACGCCGTTACAGTCAAAGGTCGGGGAGAGGACAGGAGCGCTGCTTACCATTCGTTGTTATCGGTACGTGACGAGGCTGGAGTGTGGAGCGTCGCATATCGAGCGGACGCCTTACTGTTGATCCGAGTCCCCGGCGGCAACGGAAGGGCCTCGGCTATTAGAAAGCTGAATTCCAGTCTGTTGCCGAGTCCGGAGACGACACCTGACGTTTCTCCCGAGGCCCCTTCTGACGTGGTTTTCAGAAAAATCTGTGTTCAGTCCGGCCTGCGTTCTACGTCTGTGTGTCCGAAGATCATCCGAGAGCCTTTTCTTAAGGGCACCCAACCTGTGGAATGGTGCCCGCATAGGCATGATTCGGGTACGACTCAGTCGCAAGCAAAACAAGCAAAATAG
- a CDS encoding MFS transporter, whose product MPGLLNAQFLLITATNCCLFLVVATWCFLPVFIVKLGGNNIDVGLVMGSIGISSLGSLPLVAPLIDRYGRRLFIVGGILLIGLTNLAFLFFQSYSPLMIVVRLIQGVAFAACFNGCATAAIDLVPPERRAQGIGLFGVSGSLAVAVGPYLGEKVHLTWGFDAYFLLLAGFGLLGFLLALMVKDSDRRPAGTSLAGFFPTARQDGHLAMMTMAAIFGSGFAAMNTFFPLYANSLGLQAGIFFVAYGCSLIAIRVFFGQVTDRANREKIIIACLLGFGVMLGSTSQIDSVSETVLLGVLFGVVQGLSYPTMMARMVDRANQDNRAVVVALYTGSFGIGINVSVLAWGWVANLQGLAFMFLIGGLVMFVSAAVCAFIFFLPKEGRLKKAPAVDRKPAQQSR is encoded by the coding sequence ATGCCCGGTTTGTTGAATGCCCAATTCCTGTTGATAACTGCTACCAATTGTTGTCTGTTTCTCGTGGTCGCCACCTGGTGCTTTCTACCGGTGTTCATCGTTAAGTTGGGAGGGAACAATATCGATGTGGGCTTGGTGATGGGCTCCATTGGAATTAGTTCGTTAGGCTCCCTACCACTTGTGGCGCCACTGATCGACCGTTACGGAAGGCGGCTTTTTATTGTTGGGGGAATCCTCCTGATAGGCCTCACGAACCTGGCATTCTTGTTCTTCCAAAGCTATTCCCCCTTGATGATCGTTGTCCGGCTGATCCAGGGGGTCGCTTTTGCCGCTTGCTTTAACGGTTGTGCGACAGCGGCGATCGACCTGGTTCCCCCCGAGAGGAGGGCGCAAGGCATAGGTCTCTTTGGAGTGTCAGGATCGCTTGCAGTGGCGGTGGGCCCTTATCTTGGCGAGAAGGTTCACCTGACCTGGGGATTTGACGCATATTTCCTGCTTTTAGCCGGCTTTGGGCTATTGGGATTTCTGTTGGCTCTTATGGTCAAGGATTCGGACCGCAGGCCCGCGGGCACCTCGCTTGCCGGGTTCTTTCCTACAGCACGTCAGGACGGCCATCTCGCCATGATGACCATGGCGGCGATCTTCGGGTCCGGTTTCGCGGCCATGAACACCTTCTTTCCTCTTTACGCCAATTCTCTGGGGTTGCAGGCTGGAATATTCTTCGTTGCTTATGGCTGCAGCCTTATTGCCATACGGGTTTTTTTCGGTCAGGTCACGGATCGAGCGAACAGAGAAAAGATAATTATCGCCTGTTTGCTTGGTTTCGGGGTGATGCTGGGGTCAACCTCGCAGATTGATTCAGTTTCGGAGACCGTGCTCCTGGGCGTTCTGTTCGGTGTGGTACAGGGTTTGTCCTATCCGACCATGATGGCCAGAATGGTAGACCGAGCGAACCAAGACAACCGCGCCGTTGTTGTTGCCCTGTACACAGGATCCTTCGGCATAGGCATCAATGTTTCAGTCCTCGCCTGGGGATGGGTTGCAAATCTCCAGGGACTGGCATTCATGTTCTTGATCGGGGGGCTTGTCATGTTCGTGAGCGCAGCCGTGTGCGCGTTCATTTTCTTCCTGCCCAAAGAAGGCCGGCTTAAAAAGGCCCCTGCCGTCGACCGCAAACCCGCCCAACAAAGCCGCTGA
- a CDS encoding acetyl-CoA C-acetyltransferase produces the protein MKEAVIIDAVRTPVGSFGGALSGIPAVELGTIVVKELIKRTGISADQVDELIFGCVLQAGQGQNVARQVLIRSGIPQEVPAMTINKVCASGLRTVSLAAQIIKAGDADVIIAGGTENMSATPYALSKARWGARMNDDTLLDLMIHDGLWEIFNNYHMGVTAENVAEQYNLSRSNQDDLGLLSQQRAEKAIKEGRFKDEIVPVTIPQRKGDPKIFDTDEHPRLGTTQETLTKLKPAFKKDGSVTAGNASGINDGAAAILVMSADKANELGLKPMVKVVSYASAGVDPKVMGLGPIPATRKALDKAGLTLNDIDLIEANEAFAAQTCAVAKDLGFDMEKVNVNGGAIALGHPIGASGARIFTTLLHEMKKRPNVKRGLATLCVGGGMGAALIVEKV, from the coding sequence ATGAAGGAAGCTGTGATTATAGATGCCGTTCGCACACCGGTGGGGTCCTTTGGCGGCGCCTTGTCAGGAATCCCCGCAGTGGAGCTTGGCACTATAGTTGTGAAGGAACTGATCAAGAGAACCGGGATCAGCGCGGATCAAGTGGATGAACTCATTTTCGGATGCGTGTTGCAGGCCGGCCAGGGCCAAAACGTCGCCCGCCAGGTGCTCATTCGGTCGGGAATTCCGCAAGAAGTCCCTGCCATGACAATCAACAAAGTCTGCGCATCCGGCTTGCGAACGGTTTCCCTGGCTGCTCAGATCATCAAAGCGGGTGATGCGGACGTTATCATAGCCGGCGGCACGGAGAATATGTCCGCAACGCCATATGCCTTATCTAAGGCACGCTGGGGCGCCCGGATGAATGACGACACCCTGCTGGACCTGATGATTCACGATGGGCTCTGGGAAATCTTCAACAACTATCATATGGGAGTGACTGCGGAAAACGTTGCCGAACAATACAACCTGTCACGGAGCAACCAGGATGACCTTGGTCTTTTGAGCCAGCAGCGGGCCGAGAAGGCCATCAAAGAGGGACGCTTCAAAGACGAGATAGTGCCTGTCACCATCCCGCAACGCAAAGGAGACCCCAAAATCTTCGACACGGATGAGCATCCGCGGCTCGGCACCACTCAGGAAACTCTCACCAAGCTCAAACCGGCATTCAAGAAGGATGGGTCTGTGACGGCCGGCAATGCATCGGGGATCAATGACGGCGCGGCCGCTATTCTCGTTATGTCCGCGGACAAGGCAAACGAACTGGGTCTCAAGCCGATGGTCAAGGTAGTCTCTTACGCGTCGGCCGGAGTAGACCCCAAAGTCATGGGGCTGGGGCCCATCCCGGCCACAAGGAAAGCTTTGGACAAGGCCGGTCTGACCCTAAACGACATCGACCTCATCGAAGCCAACGAGGCCTTTGCCGCTCAAACATGCGCCGTGGCCAAGGACCTCGGGTTCGACATGGAAAAGGTGAATGTCAACGGTGGGGCCATAGCCCTGGGGCATCCCATAGGCGCTTCGGGGGCCAGAATATTTACCACCCTGCTCCATGAGATGAAGAAACGCCCGAATGTGAAACGCGGACTGGCCACGCTCTGCGTGGGCGGCGGCATGGGCGCGGCGTTGATAGTGGAGAAGGTGTAG